A window of Victivallaceae bacterium genomic DNA:
AAAAAGGAGATTTATTTTTTTCCGTTAAGGGAATGAGACATGATGGTCATCATTTTTTAAAAGAAGTTGCTTTAAAAGGAGGGGTGGCCGCAGTAGTCGATTCGGATTATAAAGGACCCGATTTCGGTTTGGAATTGATATTCGTTCCCGATGTGGTGTCTTCTATGAGAGATGCTGCCAAGAAATTCCTGAACAAGAACGGAACGAGTCTGATCGGTATTACCGGAAGTTTAGGTAAAACAACCGTTAAGGATTTCACATCCGTTTTGTTTTCATCCGCTTACGATGTTTTTTCAAATCCTAAGAGTTTTAATTCACAGATTACATTTCCTTTGAGTATTTTGATGTCGCAAGGGAGTGAAGATTTTTTAATTTTAGAGATGGCTTCTTCGGAACCCGGTAATATGCGGTCTTTAATAGAAATAGGAATTCCGAAGATAGCTGTTGTGACGAATGTTTCTGAGCAACATGCTTTGTTTTATCCGGGTGGCATTAGGGATATTTTCCTGGAAAAGATACAAATTTTTTCTTCGGAAAAAACCGAAGTTCAATTGTTCCCTAGAGATAGTGAGTTTTTTCATGACTTTTTAAAACGTCCCTCAAAAGCAGAAAAATTTTCTTTCTCTCTAACCGATTCCGGTGCGGATTTTTTTTACCGAGGGATTAACGATCAAGGAGTGATTATAGGAACTCCTTCTATGGATTATAATTTGAAAGTTATATTCCCTTATAAGCCTGCTTATATGAATTTTTTGATTGCCATTGCTTTATCTTGGATTGTCGGTCTTTCCCAAGAAGAAATTGAATCGGTCATTCCCAAACTGAAGTTACCGTCAATGCGTTTTGAGAAAACGGAAAAAAACGGCGTGATTATTATCAATGATGCTTATAATGCCAGTCCGGAGGCTATGATAGCCGCTCTTGAAGCTCTTCCCATCCCCAAGATCGGAAGTAAAGTCGTTTTGGTATTAGGACATATGGCAGAGCTCGGTATGTATTCGGAAGAAGGACATTGTAAGGTAGGGGCTTTGGCTCTTTCGAAAGCATGTGTCGTAATTTTTATAGGCAAATTTTGGTCTCCCGTAAAATCCATATGTCATGATTTTGATTGCGAAGCGGAATTTCACGATTTCACGGAACCTGCTTTAAAAAGAGTATCTGGAATGGTCAAAAACGGAGATGTCGTATTTTTAAAAGGATCTCGGGTTTGCTGTTTGGAAACTTTTCTTAATTATTTGTAGGCATTTATTTAGGGCATCGGAAATATGCTTTTATCATTCATTCGTTGGATTATCGATTCCCAATCGGTTTTCATTTCGGAACATACGATAAACATTATACGTGTATTCTCTGCATTTACGTTCGCTTTTTTAACGATTTCGTTTTTCGGAAAAAAAACTATAAGATTGCTGAAGAGTTTTAAGATCGGAGACAAAGTCGAAAAAGAATATTGTGAGATTCTCACGGATTTACATAAAAATAAGAATGATACCCCGACTATGGGTGGTATTCTTATGGCTGTCGTATTCTTGACGACTCTACTGTTTTGCGGCGACTTTTCGAATCCTATAAATCGGATGTTGATCTTTGTTATTTTATCTTCTGCTTTGTTGG
This region includes:
- the murF gene encoding UDP-N-acetylmuramoyl-tripeptide--D-alanyl-D-alanine ligase, which produces MASILLVDWVNEFLCDGFFSCMQKEISGFTIDSRTVKKGDLFFSVKGMRHDGHHFLKEVALKGGVAAVVDSDYKGPDFGLELIFVPDVVSSMRDAAKKFLNKNGTSLIGITGSLGKTTVKDFTSVLFSSAYDVFSNPKSFNSQITFPLSILMSQGSEDFLILEMASSEPGNMRSLIEIGIPKIAVVTNVSEQHALFYPGGIRDIFLEKIQIFSSEKTEVQLFPRDSEFFHDFLKRPSKAEKFSFSLTDSGADFFYRGINDQGVIIGTPSMDYNLKVIFPYKPAYMNFLIAIALSWIVGLSQEEIESVIPKLKLPSMRFEKTEKNGVIIINDAYNASPEAMIAALEALPIPKIGSKVVLVLGHMAELGMYSEEGHCKVGALALSKACVVIFIGKFWSPVKSICHDFDCEAEFHDFTEPALKRVSGMVKNGDVVFLKGSRVCCLETFLNYL